CGTGGCGGTACGCACCGGCTCGAATCCGCGCAGGGGGTCGATGACCACGCCTTCAAGCTCGTGTCCGTTCAGAACTTTGTACATGGTCCGCACGGCGGCTTCCATGACGCCGCCGGTGGTGCCGAAGATGGCCCCCGCACCGGAGTAGGCACTCATGTAGGGATTGTCGAAGGTCGAGGGATCGAGGCTGCGCAGGTCCACGCCCTCGCGCTTGAGCAGTCTCGCGAATTCGCGGGTGGTCAGCACGAGGTCGACCTCGGGGGTGTCGCCTATGCGCAGCATGCGCCGGACGGCTTCGTCCTTCTTGGCGGTGCAGGGCATGATGGAGATGACGCGGATTTTCGACGGGTCGATGCCCATTTTCTCCGGCAGGTAGGTCTTGGCGAGTACGCCGAAGCACTGCTGCGGCGACTTGGTGGACGACAGGTAGGGCAGAATGTCCGGGTAGTGCTTTTCCGCAAAGTTGATCCACGCCGGACAGCACGAGGTGAAGGTGGGGCGCTTGCCCTCGCGCAGCCTGCCGAGCAGTTCCGTGCCTTCCTCCATGATCACCACGTCCGCCGCGAAGTTCGTGTCCAGCACGATGTCCGCCCCAAGCTGGCGCAGGGCGGCGATGATCTGGCCCTCCACGTTGGTGCCCGCGGGCAGGCCGAATTCCTCGCCGAAGCCCACCCGGATGGCGGGGGCGAACTGGAAGACCGTGACGATGTCCGGATCGTAGAGATAGTCGATGACGCGTTCGGTCTCGTCCTTTTCGCCCAGCGCGCCGGTGGGGCAGACGAGGATGCACTGGCCGCAGGTCACGCAGTCCGAAGCGCCCTGCGGCAGGTTGTCGCGCATGCCCACGCCGGTTTCGAGGCCGGAGCCGGTCACCACCAGCGCGTCCACGCCCTGTTCGTTGCGGCAGACGGCCACGCAGCGGAAGCAGCGGATGCATTTGCCAAGGTCGCGCACGATGGCCGGGGAACTGGTGTCCACCATGCGGGTGCGGGGAAATTCATCGCGGTGGAAGCGGGAATGCTGCAAGCCCACGAATTGCGCCACGTCCTGCAATTCGCAGTCGCCATGGCGGGTGCAGGTGGCACAGTTGAGGTCGTGGTCCGCCAGCAGCAACTCCACTTGCAGACGCTGCATCTCGCGGACCTTCTGGGTTCTGGTCCGGATGACCATCCCTTCTTCAATGGGCGTGTTGCAGGAGGTGACGATGGTCGGTTCACGGTTTCCGGCGCGGGTAATCTCGACAAGGCAGACGCGGCACGTGCCGGGCGTGTGGTCGATGTCGTGCAGTTCGCACAGGGTGGGGATGAAGTGGCCGTTGCGCCGGGCGGCTTCGAGGATGGTGTCGTGTTCCTCGAAGGTGACGGTCTTGCCGTTGATGGTGGCTTGCATGTCAGTCTCGCTCTCTTGTCGTCGTGAAGGGCATCAGTGGGCCGATTCGGGCACGGAGGATTCGGTGATGACCGAGTAGATGCGGTAGCAGCGCATGCACCGCCCGGCCTCGTGATAGGCCTCTTCCGTGGTGATCGGTTCCTCGACTTCCTTGAAGAGCCTTCTGCGCAGTTCCGGATCGAGTTCCTTGACCTGCACCCGGTATTTGTTTTCCACGGGTGTTTCGATCCATTCCTTGGACAGAACCTTGAAATCGTTGATGATCTTGCGCATGCGGCTGCGCGGGAAGAAGCGCACGCGGCCGAAGTGCAGATAGTCGTCGATGGAGCGGGCGGCCTTGAGGCCGTTGGCCATGGCGTTGATGATGGTGGACGGGCCGGAGAAGCAGTCGCCCCCAGCGAAAACGCCGGAGCGTGCGGTGGCCAGCGTGGTCCTGTCCGCCTCGATGCATCCCCATTTGTTGAAGCCGATGCCGTCTTCGCCGGTGATGGACGCCTTGTCCACCTGTTGGCCTATGGCGGCGATGAAGCCCTTGCACGGCAGCACGCGTTCGGCGCCGGGGACGGGAATCATGATGGTGCGGCCCCGGTCGTCCGTGCCGTTCGGCTGCATGTCCACGATCTCCACGCCGGTCACGCTTCCCCCTTCAGAGACGAGGCGCGTGGGGACGGTGAGGAAGTGGAAGATGACGCCCTCCTCGCGGGCGGCCTCGATTTCCTCATGGTCGGCGGGCATATCCTGTTCGGCGCGGCGATAGACGATATGAACCTCGCTTGCGCCCATGCGCAGGGCGGAACGGGCGCAGTCCATGGCCACGTTGCCGCCGCCGACGATGACCGTGGGCCCGTCGAGGGTCATGCAGTTCGCGCCTTGCAGACAGTCATGCACTTTGAGCAGGAAGTCGATGCCCGTGAAGCAACCGGTGAGCGAGGCGTCCTCGCCCTCGATGCCGAGCATGCGCGCCTGATCGCAGCCTAGCGCGAGGAAGACGGCCTTGTAGCCGCGCTCGAAAAGCCCGTCGAGGGAGAAGTCGCGGCCCATGCGCTGGTTGTAGAGAAGCTGGCCGCCAAGGCGCTCCACGATTTCCGCCTCGGAGCGCAGGACATCCTTGGGCAGGCGGTAGCTGGGGATGCCCGTTGCGGCCATGCCGCCCGGCTCGTCCTTGGCTTCGAAGACGTCCACGGGGTAGCCGCGCAGCAGCAGGTGGTAGGCGCAGGAAATTCCGGCCGGACCAGCGCCGACCACCGCGACCCGGAGATGGTCCGGCTGCGGGGTGCAGATGAGATCGCGCGAGAACCACTTGCTGGACAGGCCGTGCTCCATGTCCGCCACGTAGCGCTTGAGCACTTTGATGCCCACGGCCTCGTCCACGAGGTTGCGGCGGCAGGCCATTTCGCAGAAGCGCACGCACACGCGGCCGCAGGTGGCGGCCATGGGGTATTTCTGAAGGATGACGCCAAGCGAGTGCGCCACCTTGCCGTCCTTGATGTAGTCGATGTAGCGGGGCACGTTGACCTTGGCCGGGCAGGCCTCGATGCACGGGGCGGTGACGTAGTCCATGCCGTACTGCTCCGGCGCGGAACCTGCGGCCTCTTCCACCAGCCGATCGCGGAAGTGGTCGAGCGCGGCCAGCAGGGGGACGGTGCAGGTCTGGCCGAGGCCGCACAGCGATGTCATGCGGATTTGTCGGGCGAGTTGTTCGATCTCGTCGAACAAGGCTGGGGTACCCTCGCCACGACGCAGCGTGTCGAGCATGTCGCGGATGAGGCGGGTGCCCATGCGACAGGGCGTACACTTGCCGCAGGATTCCGAGGCGGCCTTGTCGATGTAGCGCCAGAGCGCGTCGATCAGGCTGACGTTCGGCTCGAAGACGAAGAAGCCCCGGTCGCCGAAGAACGCCTTGATGGCGTTGCCCTGATTGAATTCGTCGAAGCCCTGCATGGTGGGGTCTTCGGGAATCTCGAAGGGACCGAGGCCCCGGTTGTCGTGGACGATGTCGTCCCAGACTCCATAGATGATGCGTGCCATATTGTCCTCGTCGACGTTGCGGGAAGGCCGTCGCCTAGGCGGCAACCGTACAAGATCCCCGATGGCTGCGGGGCCGCCAGTCGTTTCGTGCTGTCGTGAATCGGTGCGCCGCGTCGTATGCCGTCTGCGGAACCGTCCGCGAGGCGACAACGTCGCACAATGGGTGTTGTACCTCTTGCGAGTCGATTCGATCAAGCCTTTCGCAATCCTATGGCGCAAAAATATTGAGATTTGTCGGGGGCGGATGGCGAAAAACCGTCCCTGCGGGCCGCAATGCCGAATCGCTGTCGTGGCGCGTGTGTTGGGCACGACCTACGTCTTGCGAACGCGTAGGTCATGGCGGTGCGCCGGGCGTGCCTGCGCCAGCCGGGTGCGGCCCTCGGGCGATTTTCGCAACGTGCCGATTTCCCTGCTTCGGGGCGTTTCCCTCGCTGTGCGCTTGTGCTATGGTGCATGCGACCCATCTCCAAAATTCTACCGTGAGGACTGCGCGTTATGGATATTCGGGGAAAGCGGTTTCTGGTTGTGGGCGGGGCGGGGTTCATCGGGTCGCACGTGGTGGACCTTCTGACGCGTGAGGACGTGGCCGAGGTCAGGATATTCGACAACTTCACGCGCGGCTGCGAGGACAACCTGCGCGACGCCCTGCGCGACCCGCGCGTGCGCGTCTTTGAGTTGGGCGGCGAGATCATGCATCGGGATATCCTCTCCGCCGCCATGAAGGGCATCGACGGGGTGTTCCATCTCGCGGCCCTGTGGCTTCTGCACTGCCACGACTACCCGCGTTCGGCCTTCGAGGTGAACGTGGGCGGCACGTTCAACGTGCTGGAGGCGATGATCGACAACGGCGTGCGGCGGCTGGTCTATTCCTCGTCCGCCTCGGTGTACGGCGACGCCGTCGCCGAGCCGATGACCGAGGACCATCCCTACAACAACACCAATTTCTACGGCGCGACCAAGATCGCCGGCGAGCACATGTGCCGCGCCCTGCACCACCGCTGGCGCGGTAGCGAGCGGCATTTCGACTACGCCGGGCTGCGCTACATGAATGTCTACGGGCCACGGCAGGACTACCACGGGGCCTACATCGCCGTGATCATGAAGATTCTGGACCGGCTGGATAGGGGCGAGGCCCCCGTGGTCTACGGCGACGGCACGCAGGCCTACGACTTCGTGTACGTGGAGGACTGCGCCCGCGCCAACATCGCGGCCATGACCGCCGACGTGACGGACCGCTTCTACAACGTCGGAACCGGCGTGAAGACGTCCATTCGTGAACTGGCCGAACGGCTGCTGGCTGTGGCCGGTGCGGACTGCGACATCGAATATCGCCCCGGCGGGACGACTTTCGTCCGTAACCGGGTGGGCTGCCCGAAGCGGGCCGAGGATGAACTGGGCTTCAGGGCGGGGATTCCGCTCGACGAAGGACTGCGCCTGCTCGTTCAGTGGCGCAATTCGCATATGCAGGAAGTCGAAAGGAGGCGGCGCAATGCGTAAACCAAAGGGCAACGGGGATCGCATCCCATTGGCCCGGCCCTGCGTGACCGCCGCCGTGCGGGAGCGGGTGCTGGCCGTGCTCGACAGCGGGCAGCTGACCGAGGGACCGGTGACGGCGGAGCTGGAATCCCAGTGGGCGGCGTTCACGGGGGCGACCCATGCCGTGGCAGCCACCTCGTGCACCACGGGATTGGAACTGGTGCTGCGTACCCTTGGCGTGGGGCCGGGGGACGAGGTGCTGGTGCCGGACTTCACCTATCCCGCCACGGCGCTGGCCGTTTTGAACGTCGGCGCGGATGTGGTGCTGGTGGATGTGGACCCGCGTACGATGCTTGTCGATTACCGGGCCATGGAGGAGGCCGCCGGTCCCAACGTCCGGGTGGCGGTGCCGGTGTCCATCTTCGGCAATCCACTGGATTATGGGCAGCTCGCCCATCTGTCCAACCGGGGCATTACCATCGTCGAGGACGCGGCCTGCGCTCTGGGGGCGACCTTTGGCGGGCGGCGCGTGGGCAGTCTGGCCGACGTGTCCGTGTTCAGCATGCATCCGCGCAAGACCGTGACCACCGGCGAGGGGGGCATGATCACCACGTCCGACGGCGAACTTGCCGAGCGGCTGCGGTCCTGCAAGCATTTCGGCATGGTGGCGGATGCGGATTCTCCCACCGGGATGTGCTTTTCGTGCGAAGGAACGAATCTCAAGCTGTCCGACGTGCTCGCGGCCATCGGCGTGGCGCAGATGGAGCGCATTGACGCCATTTTGGCGGAACGGGCTGCCTTGGCTGCGGGGTATGTGGCACTTCTGGCCGATGCGCCGGGCGTGACCCTACCGGAGATCACGCCGGGCGGGACGCATGGCTGGCAGAGCTTCTGCGTGTTCGTCGAACGGCGCGACGAGATCATGGCCCGCATGCGACGGCACAACATCGAGGCGCAGATAGGAACCTACGCCCTGCACATGCAGCCCGTATTTCGCGACAATCCCCGATGCAGACTGCACGGGACCATGGAGGGTGGCCGCCGTGTCTTCTCGCGCTGCCTCGCGCTGCCGCTGTTCGTGGGCATGACCGCCGCCCAGCAGCGTCGCGTGGTGGATGAGCTTCTGGCCGCAATGGGCGTGACGGGTCGCAACGACGCGGCCACGGCTTGAGCGTTTCCGACGGTGAGTCTGCTCCGGAACCGGAGGGATTGGGATGTGCGGAATCTGCGGAACCGTTGACTTCTCCGGACGCCCCGTCGTGCCGGATGTGCTGCGGCGCATGACCGACTCCCTCGCGCATCGGGGGCCGGACGGGCGGGGCGTGTTCATGGACGGCCCGGTGGGGCTGGGGCATCGGCGGCTGGCCATTATCGACCTCTCTCCGGCCGGTCGGCAGCCCATGACCACTCCGGACGGGCGGTTCACCATCGTCTACAACGGCGAGGTCTACAATTTCCGCGAACTGCGGGCCGAGTTGGAGGACTTCGGCGTGTCGTTCCGCTCCCGGTCGGACACGGAGGTGGTCCTGCACGCGCTGGCCGTATGGGGGCCGCAGGCCGTGGAACGCTTCAACGGCATGTTCGCCCTTGCGCTGTGGGACAACCGCGAAGGGCACCTGCTCCTCGCGCGGGACCGCTACGGCGTGAAGCCCCTGTACTGGTGCATGGCCGGGGGCGCGCTGGTCTTCGGGTCCGAGCAGAAGGCCCTTCTGGCGCATCCCGCCCTGCGCCGCGAGATCGACCTCGAATGCATCCTCGAATACTTCACTTTTCAGAATGTGTTCACCGATCGGACGCTTCTTGACGGCGTGCGGCTGTTTCCGCCCGGCTCGCTGGCGGTTGTGGATGTCCGCCGCCCGGGCGCGGCGCTTCAGCCGGTGCGCTATTGGGACTACGACTTCCGGGAACCCGAAAGCTCCGTGGACGAGCGCGAATACGCCGAGGAGCTGGAACGGCTGTTCCGTCAGGCCGTGGTTCGGCAACTGGTGAGCGATGTGGACGTGGGCGCGTATCTCTCCGGCGGCATGGATTCCGGGGCGATCACCGCCGTGGCCGCGCGCGAGCTTCCGTTCATGCGCACCTTCACCTGCGGTTTCGACCTGCATTCCGCATCCGGGTTGGAGTATGGCTACGACGAGCGCGAGCTCTCGGAACTCATGTCCTACCGCTTCCGCACGGAGCATTACGAGATGGTGCTCAAGGCGGGCGATATGGAGCGCGTGATGCCACGGTTGGCGCAGGCCGTGGAGGAGCCGAGGGTGGGGCAGAGCTACCCGAACTTCTATGTGGCGCAACTGGCGGGAAAGTTCGTGAAGGTCGTCCTGTCCGGCACGGGGGGCGACGAATTGTTCGGCGGCTACCCGTGGCGCTACTACCGCGCCGTGGTCAACAGCTCCTTCGAGGACTACGTCGACAAGTACTACCTCTTCTGGCAGCGGCTCATCCCCAACACGCAGCTTCGGCGCGTGTTCGCTCCCGTGTGGGCCGAGGTCTCCCACGTCTGGACGCGTGACATCTTCCGCGATGTGTTTGGCGACAGGCTCGGCGACCTCTCTTCGCCAGAGGACTACGTGAACGGGTCGCTATACTTTGAAGCCAGGACCTTCCTGCACGGGCTGCTCGTGGTGGAGGACAAGCTGTCCATGGCGCACGGGCTGGAGACGCGGGTTCCCTTTCTGGACAACGACCTCGTGGATTTCGCCATGCGGCTTCCCGTGTCGCTCAAGCTCGGCAACCTTGGCGAGGTGTCGCGCATCAACGAGAACGAGCCGGGCAAGCTGCGCAGGTATTTCGAACGTACGCGCGATGGCAAGCTGCTGCTGCGGCGGATGATGGCCGGGCTGGTCCCACCGGAGGTCGCCGGCGGCGTGAAGCGGGGCTTCTCCGCGCCCGACGCCTCGTGGTTCAAGGGCGAGAGTATCGACTACGTGCGCTCCATGCTCCTTGGCGACGAAGCCCGCATCTTCGACTATCTGGACCGCAAGGCTGTGCGCGATCTGGTGGGCGAGCATCTCGACGGCCGCACCAACCGCAGGCTGTTCATCTGGTCGCTGCTGAGTTTCGAATGGTGGCTGCGCACCTTTCTTCCCTGACGTCATCCCGTCAGAAGCATGCGCGAAGTGCGCGTCAGGCAGGTGGACGAATGATGGAATCCGCACGAGAGGCGAAACTGCAACTCCCCGCACGGACGGAGCATCTCGCGGCCGCGGGGCTTTTCGTGCGTCGGTTCTTCGGGGCGAACGTGCATGTGGCCGCCAACCCGGAGCTTTTATCCCGCATGGAGCGCGTGGCGCTGGAATTTTGCGCGCACATTGTCCGCCACGCCTACGCCGAGGGCGAGGACGGGATGATGGGCATACGCCTGTGCATGGATGCCGGGGAACTCTCCATGTGGTTCTCGGATTGGGGGGAGGGCTTCGACCCCGCAGCCGTGCCAGAGCCGGAGCCGGGAGAGAGCGCAAGCGGGCTGTTGCTCATCCCGCGCTACGTGGACGAATGGTCGTATTCTTCGGAAGATGGCGTCAATACGCACCATGTGGTCGTGCGCATCGGCGACGAGCCGTGATGCGGGGGCTGCGCTTCGACATGGCGAAAACTCTGCGCCCGCGCCGCGCCGGACCTAGCGGCTCCCCTGGCGCAGTGTGTGGATGGTGATCTCCGGCGGGCAGAAGAAGCGCACCGGCAGGCCGGACGCGCCGGTCCCGCGTGAGGTGTAGCCGAGCATCGCACCGTGCCGCCACGCCCCCCGCGCGAAGCGGCGTGGGCATGCGGCGTTGGTCACGAGGGGAATGCCGCCGGGCAGGCATATCTGCCCGGCATGCGTGTGCCCGCACAGGAAGAGGTCGAAGCCCGCTTCCTCTGCCTCGGCGTAGAGTTCCGGCGAATGGCAGAGCAGGATGGTGCAGGCGTCCGGGTCCACACCCCGCCGCGCGCGGTCGAGGTCGTCGGAGCCGTAGTAGTGCGGGTCGTCCACGCCGCAGAGGGTGAGCACGGCGCGCTCCCGATGGATGCGCACGCCTTCGTTCAGGAGCATCCTGATGCCCATGGCCTCCATCTCGGGGACCATTTCGAGAAAGTCGTGGTTGCCGAGGATGCCGTATATCCCGTCGGCGCAGGCCAATTGGTCCACCAGCCCGGCGAGCACGCGCAGCGGGGGCGCGTAGTCGTGCACTGTCAGAAAGCGGAAGTCGCCGGTGAGCGCGCATAGGTCGAACTCCAGTTCCGAGAGGGCGTGCCCGAGGCGTGTCCCGCCGTCGGGGATGCCGTCGAGGTGCAGGTCCGAAAGCTGGAGGATGCGGTAGCCGTCGAACTGCGGGGGCAGCGCGGGAAGAACATGCGAGACGTGCTCGACGGTGTAGGCGGTGCTGTTGGCGTGGCCGCGATCAAGCAGGCCGAGCGTGTCCAGCACGACGCGTAGCACGCGGGGAATGAGCTCCACGTTTTCGATGTGGAAGTGGGTGCGGCCCGCCTCGCTGTAGAAGTCCGCCGCGTGCCGGGCCTGCCGCTCCAGTCGCCTGCGCGAGGCGCTGGGGCCGAGGCGGTCGGTGAGGGCCATGTAGTCCTTGATGTCCATTCGTATATCCGCTTCGTTTGGGCACAGTGTAACCCGCAATCCCGGATGCGGACAACGTCCGGGACGAAATGGACGGAAAACGAGACGCCCGCGGTCCGGGGACTGCGGGCGTCGGTGCGTCGTGCTTGAGGAAATGGGTTACTGTCTGGCGTGTCGCGCCAGCGCGGCGAGGTAGGTGTCGAGCCGGGCGGTGATGGCGTCGAGGGAGGCGAGCGTCACATGCTCCTCGGGTCCGTGCTGGCTCATTTCGCTATCCGCGCCCCAGACCACGGCAGGAATGCCATTGGCGGAGAGGAAGCGGGCGTCGCTGGCTCCGTGCATGTGCGCCGTGGCGGCTTCGGGCACGGTTTCCAGCAGCAGGTCGAGGTAGGGCGACTCCCCGGCGAAAAACAGCGGTTCGCGGGCCATGACTTCGATGCTGCCCTTCACGCGGGCCTTCATGGAGGTCAGCAGCGCGTCCACGTCGTCGTTTTCGGTGTAGCGGATGTCGAGCACGCCCTCGGCCTTGCCGGGGACCTTGTTCGGGGTCGCTCCGCCGACGCGCACGATGCCCATGTTCATGGTGCGCTGCCACTGGTCGTCCGTGGTGGGCGGGAAAAGCGCCTTGAGGGCCGCATAGTCCTCGATGAAGGTATCGAAGGCGTTTTCGCCGAGCCACGGGCGCGCGCCGTGGGCCGGGCGGCCCTGCGCGATCAGCCGCAGGTCGAGGACGCCCTTGCCCTTGGTGATGATGCTGTCCGGCGTGCCGCCGTCGAGGGCGATGCAGAAGTCCGTGGAGATGCGTTCCAGCACCTTGGCCGCGCCGAGATGTCCGCCCTGTTCCTCGTCGCAGGTGAAGAGGATGCCGAAGGGCAGATTCTCAAGGCTACCGCCCGCGGCGCGAAGGGCATTGAGGTGTTTTTCGAAGAGCACCAGCGCGAGAGCCACGCCGTACTTGTCGTCCACGCAGCCGCGTCCGTAGAGGCGCTCGTTGTCGATGTACGGGGCGAACTGCTCGTCGCTCTCGGCCTCCACCACGTCGAAGTGGGCCATGAGCAGCACCGGGGCGTGCCCGTGTTTCGGCAGCGCTGCCACCGAGGGCACGCCGTCGAACTCGAAGCGCTCGGGCGTGACGCCGAGTGCGGCGATGCGCTCGGCGATGAAGTCCGCACAGGCGTGGACTTCATCGGGGCGGGAGGCGGTGGACCGGAAGCGGACGAGTTCGCAGGTCAGGTCCATGACTTTCTTGGCATCATCGGAAATGATCATGACATGTGCCTTTCGTGTCTGCGCCCGCGCAGGCGGTGGGCCGGGTGCGGCAGGTGCGGAGAATTTTGAAGTGCTGTGAAAGGGGAAACGGACATCGGAAAACCCATTAGCTTCTTCATCCAAGCCTGTAAACCGTGAAAATACTCGAGACTGGCACTGTGGATGGCGGGTGGCGGGGCTGCCGCTGTCCGTTGGCGGACGCTTGCCAAACATGGCCGCCTTGGTGCAAACACGTGACACCACATGACACAATCGCAAAACCATCGGGAATGAAATGGGCTATACGAATCTGCAGGAATGTCTGAAGGATCTCGAAGCACGTGGAGAGCTGGTCCGCATCGACCGGCAGATGGATCCCGACATCGAGATCGGGGCCGTGCAGCGTCGCGTATTCCGGGCGGGCGGGCCTGCGCTTCTGTTCACCAACGTCAAGGGCACGCGTTTTCCCATGGCCGCCAACATCTTCGGCACGCGGGAGCGCCTGCGCTACATCTTTCGCGATACGCTTCCGACCATCGAGAAGCTGTTTCGGCTGAAGGTGGACCCCTTCGCCGCGTTCAAAAAGCCGTGGCAGTACCTCGGCGCGCCTCGCGCTCTGTGGGCCGCCATGCCGCGCACCGTGAGTGATGGTCCGGTCATGGCGCACCAGACCACCATTTCCGAACTGCCGCACCTTCGCTCGTGGCCCATGGATGGTGGGGCCTACGTCACCCTGCCGCAGGTCTATACCGAAAGCCCGGCGCGCCCCGGCTACGGGCGTTCCAACCTTGGCATGTATCGCGTGCAGCTTACGGGCAACGCCTTCGAGCCTGACCGCGAGGTGGGGCTGCACTACCAGATTCATCGCGGCATCGGTCCGCATCACGCCGAAGCCCTCGAAAGGCACGAGCCGCTCAAGGTCAATATTTTCGTGGGTGGTCCCCCGGCCATGACCCTTGCGGCCATCATGCCCCTGCCCGAAGGTATGCCCGAGCTCATGTTCGCGGGCGCGCTCGGCGGGCAGCGCATGCGCATGGTCCGTCAGGGCCGGATGCTGCCCATTCTCGCCGAGGCGGATTTCTGCATCAGCGGCACGGTCTACGCCGGGCAGCAAAAGCCCGAAGGTCCGTTTGGCGACCATCTCGGGTACTACAGTCTCGCGCACGATTTCCCCGTGCTCCACGTGGACCGCGTCACCCATCGCGACGGTGCCGTGTGGCCCTTCACCACGGTGGGGCGTCCGCCGCAGGAGGACACGCTGTTCGGCGACTTCATCCACGAGCTGACGGCGGAGCTTGTGCCCACGGTGTTCTCCGGCGTGCACGAGGTGCATGCCGTGGACGCGGCGGGCGTGCATCCGCTGCTTCTGGCCGTGGGTAGCGAGCGCTATGTGCCCTACGCCGAGAAGCGCACCCCGCAGGAACTTATCACCTGCGGTTTGTCGCTTTTGGGCAGCACGCAGACCTCGCTCTCGAAGTACGTCATCATCGCCGCGCGCGAGGATTCCCCGACGCCGAACGCACACGACGTGCCGGGATTCTTCCGCCACATGCTGGAACGCGCGGACTTCGAGCGCGACCTGCATTTCGTCACCCGCACCACCATGGACACGCTGGACTACTCCGGCATCAGCCTCAATCAGGGGTC
The sequence above is drawn from the Desulfobaculum xiamenense genome and encodes:
- a CDS encoding UbiD family decarboxylase, which translates into the protein MGYTNLQECLKDLEARGELVRIDRQMDPDIEIGAVQRRVFRAGGPALLFTNVKGTRFPMAANIFGTRERLRYIFRDTLPTIEKLFRLKVDPFAAFKKPWQYLGAPRALWAAMPRTVSDGPVMAHQTTISELPHLRSWPMDGGAYVTLPQVYTESPARPGYGRSNLGMYRVQLTGNAFEPDREVGLHYQIHRGIGPHHAEALERHEPLKVNIFVGGPPAMTLAAIMPLPEGMPELMFAGALGGQRMRMVRQGRMLPILAEADFCISGTVYAGQQKPEGPFGDHLGYYSLAHDFPVLHVDRVTHRDGAVWPFTTVGRPPQEDTLFGDFIHELTAELVPTVFSGVHEVHAVDAAGVHPLLLAVGSERYVPYAEKRTPQELITCGLSLLGSTQTSLSKYVIIAAREDSPTPNAHDVPGFFRHMLERADFERDLHFVTRTTMDTLDYSGISLNQGSKVLWASTGPVRRRLATELTGNLPLPEGFGDPRVFAPGMLVIAGPRHDRGRDEHDPRMQALADALEHAEGLDGFPLIAVVDDSAFTAADWDNYLWVVFTRSDPATDMYGVRSFTHCKHWGTRGPLVIDARLKTYHAPALEPDPEVERRVDALGAPGGPLHGII
- a CDS encoding M20 family metallopeptidase, whose translation is MIISDDAKKVMDLTCELVRFRSTASRPDEVHACADFIAERIAALGVTPERFEFDGVPSVAALPKHGHAPVLLMAHFDVVEAESDEQFAPYIDNERLYGRGCVDDKYGVALALVLFEKHLNALRAAGGSLENLPFGILFTCDEEQGGHLGAAKVLERISTDFCIALDGGTPDSIITKGKGVLDLRLIAQGRPAHGARPWLGENAFDTFIEDYAALKALFPPTTDDQWQRTMNMGIVRVGGATPNKVPGKAEGVLDIRYTENDDVDALLTSMKARVKGSIEVMAREPLFFAGESPYLDLLLETVPEAATAHMHGASDARFLSANGIPAVVWGADSEMSQHGPEEHVTLASLDAITARLDTYLAALARHARQ